The segment GGGGAGCGGTCTATCGAGTCGTGGCTGGGGAAACAGACGAAGTCCGGGTACGGAAAAGCGAAGGCAGATCTGGCGGTGTCTCGTGCTTTGGCGGAGCTTCCGGCGTTGGGGGAGGCGTTGGAGTCCGGTGAGGTGAGTGGGGAGCATGTCCGGGTGGTGTCCCGGCAGTTCGAGCACGCCTCTGCCCCGCAACGCGCCGCACTGACTAGCCCGCAGGGCCAAGCAGAACTGCTGCGAGGCGCGAAGGGTGCGGATGCCGGGGTGTTTGGTAAAGCGTTGAAACACCGGATGGCTGCGGTGGACGCGGCGAAGCTGCAGCGGGGTCAGGATGCGGTGCGTGAGCGTCGGTATGCGCGGGTGTTCAAGCGGTGTGGCGGGGTGGTGTTGGAGGCGTTGCTGGATCCGGTCGCGGGGGAGAAACTCGCGGTCGCGTTGAATGCGGCGTCGCCGCGGCCGGGGGCCGGCGATGGGCGGTCGCCGGATCAGTTGCGGGCGGATGCCTTGGAGACTCTGGCGTCGGCGTTGTTGAATCTTGGGGAGTTTAAGCCGGGTGGGCAGGTCCGCCCGCATGTGATGGTCACCCTGACCCAGGGCCAGTGGGCCGCGTGGCAGCACTGGAAACACCGGCAGAAACACCAGCAGGAGCAACGCGCGGCTGGCGGCAGTTCTCCGGCAGGAGACACGCCAGCAGGTAATTCGACAGTTCCCGGTGGCCCGGGAGTCGGGGGTTCCGCGTTCATGCGCGGGACGACCGGCCCGACCGATGCCGACAACGACGCTGCGGCGGCTGGCAGCTTGGCAGTTTCCGGTGGCCAGGCAGCGGATGGTGCTGCAGCGGCGGGCGCCGATGGCGGTATCTTAGCCGGGGCTGGTGGGGTGCCGGTGCTGGGGGATGGGGTTCCGGTGCCGCCGGTGGAGTTGGATGTTCTACTGTGTGATTCGGTGGTGATGCGTGCTGTGCTGGATGCGGAGAATCAGCCGGTGAGTCTTGGCCGGGATTCTCGGACGTTTGCCGGTTCGCTGCGTAAGGCCCTGCATTTGAGGGATGGTGGGTGTGCCTGGCCGGCGTGTGGGATGCCGGCCCAGTTCACCGACGGGCACCACATCAACGAGTGGGCGGCCGGTCAGGGTTCGACGAGTGTGGATAACGGGCTGCTGCTGTGTTCCTTTCACCATCACCTGCTCCACGCGACCAGGGCGGTGATCACCCCGATCCCGGGTGGCTTCCGTTTCACTAGCGCCGATGGTGTGCTGATCGGCGAACACCAGTTTCGACACCATGCCAGTCGGCAACAGCCCCGACAACCAAGACCAAGACCCAGAGCCGGACCCGGACTCGGACTCGGACCCGGACTCGACGATGATCGAGCCGGCGGCAGTAGTGATTCCTGCGAAGATGGGCGTGCCGGTAGCAGTGGTATACATGACGGGCGCGCGGGAAGCCGCGATACCGGAGAAGTACCCGCTGGCGACGGGCGTTTCGACAGCAGGAGCGCCGGCGACGGGTGTGTCGGTAGCAGTACCGGCAGTACCGGTGATGGCAGAGCAGACAGCACTGCTACGGGCGATTTACGTGCCGGCGACCGGCGAGCATGCCAGAGCGGTAAACGTATCGGACGTACCCATCGCCGGAGCGAGGGCCCAGCCCCACCAGCCGAACTGTCGGGGGAACGAGGCAGCTGAACTGCCACTGGAATGAGCCACCGGTCGGACACGCAGCAGCCTGACGGTACCGACACGGTTAAGGACTGCAAGAAACCTGTCCTGATCCTCAGGACCTTACGTTCTGCCGGTGGTCGGCCGCGAGTCAGCCTGCGGATCCTCCACAGAATGCGATGCGGCCGTTGCAACTCCCTGAAGTTCTGGGTGTTGCAACGACCGCAAGAAGCCGTCGGACGTACGAGCTGCCAGATCCCCGGCCCAGCTAGACCACCAGACGGAGGCCCAGCTAAACCATCAGACTCGGGATCAGCTTAGAGCGCGAGTGCCTGCTCGGGCGTTACCGCAGGGATGCCGTGTGCGTCGGCAACCGACTTGTAGGTCAGCGACCCGGCGTGCGTGTGCAGGCCCTGGCGGAGTGCCGGATCGGCCGCAAGCGCAGCCTGCAGACCGCGATCGGCGAGCGCGGCAACGTAGGGCAGCGTGACGTTCGTCAGCGCATAGGTTGAGGTGTTCGGCACGGCGCCTGGCATGTTCGCCACACAGTAGAAAGTCGAGTTGTGCACCGTGTAGGTCGGATCCTGGTGGGTGGTCGGACGGGAATCCTCAAAGCAACCACCCTGGTCGATAGCGATGTCCACCAGCACGCTGCCCGGCTTCATCCGGCTCACCAGCTCGTTCGTGACCAGCTTCGGCGCCTTGGCACCCGGAATCAGCACCGAGCCAATAACCAGATCGGCATCCACAACTGCCTTGTCCACCTCGAGCGTGTTCGAGGCCACTGTCTGCAGCTGTCCTTGGAAGACATCCTCGAGGTAGCGCAGTCGATCAACGTTGATGTCGAGGATCTTGACCTCGGCACCGAGACCAAGGGCGATCTTGGCAGCGTTGGTTCCGGCCACACCGGCACCAAGCACGACGACCTTCGCCCGGTGCACGCCCGGGACGCCGCCGAGCAGCACGCCGCGGCCACCGGCCGGAGCCAACAGCGAGGCGGCACCGACCTGAGCGGAAAGCCGGCCGGCGACCTCGCTCATCGGAGCCAGCAGCGGCAGCCGGCGATCAGCGGTCTGCACCGTCTCGTAAGCAATCGACGTCGTGCGGCTCTTCAGCAGTTCGTCGGTCAGAGGCCGGTCGGCCGCAAGGTGAAGGTAGGTGAACAGAATCTGGTCTTCGCGCAGCCGGTGGTATTCCTTGGCCACAGGCTCCTTGACCTTAAGCAGCATGTCGGCGCTTTCCCACACCTGGTCGGCATTGGGAAGGATCTTTGCGCCAGCGGCGGCGTACTCCTCGTCCGAAATATGCGAGCCGGATCCCGCATTCGTTTCGATGACCACGCTGTGTCCGCGGCTGGTCAGCTCGTGCACACCTGCAGCGGTGATGGCGACGCGAAATTCGTTGTTCTTGACTTCGCGTGGGACGCCGATTATCACAATATTTCTCCTTGTAACGAGTGGCAGACCGTGCTCGCCCTTGATGCACAGCCTGAATACAAGATGACACTAGGGCCTTAAAGGTCTGAACGCAATACCTTATGAGTCGCTCGCGTCGGCGTGACCAAGGCGCGTCGCGGGCATTGTCGGGCTCGTCGCCGGTATCGGCCGAGCCCATGCTTGACGGAGACTGCTGTGATGTGGATTGCTGAGACGGTAGGAGCATTTGGCAATCGATGACGAAAGACGAGGATCCGACGATGAGTGATTCACAGCGGCTTCCGGGCGACGAGCAGTACTGGTACAACACGAAGACCCGCGAGGTGGAAAAGGGCCATAAGAGCAGCTGGACCCACCTGATGGGCCCCTACGCAACCGAGGCGGAAGCAGCGAGCGCGCTGGCAAAGGCCGAGGCCCGGAACGATGCCTGGCAGGCGGAGGACGACAAGTGGAAATAGCCCGGACGGGTACAGTGTGATTGGGCCGGAAATGCCCGTGAACCAATACGACAAAGGGGAACGATGGATCGGCAGCAAGAGTATGTTCTTCGCACTGTGGAAGAACGAAACGTGCGGTTTATCCGGCTGTGGTTCACGGATGTGCAGGGCCAGCTGAAGTCAGTGGCGATTGCCCCAGCCGAACTCGAGGGAGCATTCTCTGAGGGCATCGGCTTCGACGGTTCGGCGATGGAAGGCTTCGCCCGGGTCTATGAATCCGACATGGTGCTGCGCCCGGACCCCTCCACTTTTCAGTTGCTGCCATGGCGTGGTGAGGTTGAAAGCACCGCTCGGATGTTCTGTGACGTGCACACCACCGATGGCGCTCCAGCCGCGGGTGATCCGCGGAACGTGCTCAAACGAGCCATGGATAAAGCCGGCGAAATGGGTTTTACCTTCTACATCCACCCCGAAATCGAGTTCTACCTCTTCAAATCTTCTCAGCTTGAGGGCGGTGAACCCATCCCGGTCGATCACGCCGGTTACTTCGACCACGTCCCAGGCGGCACGGCGAACGACTTCCGTCGCGCGGCGGTGAACATGCTGGAATCGATGGGCATCTCCGTCGAGTTCTCCCACCATGAGGCAGGTCCCGGCCAGAACGAAATCGATCTGCGCTACGCCGATGCGTTGACCATGGCCGACAACGTGATGACGTTCAAGGCCGTGATCAAGGAGGTGGCGCTGGCCCAAGGCGTCTACGCCTCCTTCATGCCGAAGCCGCTTGCGCAGCACGCGGGCTCGGGCATGCACACTCACATGTCGCTGTTCGAGGGCGAGAACAACGCCTTCTTCGAGGCCGGAGCGCAGTACCAGCTGTCGAAAACCGCCCGGCACTTCATTGCTGGCGTGCTGCGACACACGCCGGAACTGGCGGCTGTCACCAACCAGTTCGTGAACTCGTACAAGCGGATCTGGTCTGGCTACGAGGCGCCGAGCTATGTCTGCTGGGGACACAACAACCGCTCGGCGCTGATCCGGGTCCCGCAGTACAACTCGGGCAAGAGCAGTTCGTCCCGGATCGAGTATCGAGCCATCGACTCCGCCGCCAACCCCTACCTCGCCTATTCCGTCCTGCTCCAGGCCGGGCTCGCAGGCATCGAGCAGGAGATGGAGCTGCCGCTGGGCGCCGAGGACGACGTCGCCTCGCTGACCCGCGCCGAACGAAAAATCCTTGGCATCGGTTCGATGCCGACCAGCCTGCACCACGCGCTGGAGATCATGGAATCTTCCGATCTCGTCGCCGAGGCACTTGGCGAGCAGGTATTCGACTTCTTCCTGCGGAACAAGCATCAGGAATGGGACGATTACCGGTCACACGTCACCCCCTTCGAGCTACAGATGCACTTTGGCACGCTCTGAGGCCACCCTCTACTCGCGGCTGATCCGGGCGGGTTTCGACGACGCCGGGCGGGCAGAGCGGTTCCTCGCGGATCTGGACGGACATGCCGAGCTATTGCCGGACGGTGATGAATCACCCGAGCTGCTCAAGTTGCTCGCCGCGGCCGCGAATCCGGATGGCGCGCTGCTCGGACTGCTCAACTTCGTCGAGACCCTTGAGCGCACGCCGGAAGCGGCAACGGGTTTTGCGGATTCCTGGCGCTCCGAGCCCCAGCTCAGCAGCCGGCTGATCAGCATTTTCGGCGCTTCTGCCGCGATGGCGGACCACCTGATGCGTCATCCGGCCAGTTGGCGGGAATTGTCGTCCGCCAAGGAACATGTCTTCCTCGGGACAGCGGACAGTGAAACAGCCGCAATTCGCCACCGCCTTGTCTCGGCGACCGGAGCCGACCCTGCGGCCTTGCAGCCGACGGCCACCCTGGCGCCCGACGAGGCACAGTCCGCCATGCGGGCCGAATACCGGACCTTGCTCATGCGGCTCGCGGCCGACGACCTGTCAGCGCCCGATCCATCGATCATTGTTCCTGACGTTGCGAGGGTGCTCGCCGACCTTGCCGGCGCGGCACTGGACGCCGGACTTGCCATTGCTCGGGCGGACGTCGGCGACGCGGCCGCAGACGTCACCCTCGCGGTGATCGGGATGGGCAAGTGCGGAGGGCGCGAACTGAACTACGTCAGCGACGTCGACGTGATCTTCGTTGCCGAGGCAGCGCGTCCGGATGTCGATCCGCACCTGGTGTCGGAGGTCGGTGCCAAACTGGCGTCGAAGCTTTCATCTGTCTGCGCCGAACCCGCCGCGGAACCGGCGCTCTGGGTCGTGGATGCAGCACTGCGCCCGGAGGGAAAGAAGGGCGCGCTGGTCAAAACGCTCGACGAGCACCTGCACTATTACGACACCTGGGCCGACAACTGGGAGTTTCAGGCCCTGCTGAAAGCCCGGCCGATCGCGGGTGACCGTGAGCTTGGCACCGCATACTATGACGCTATCAATCCGCTGGTCTGGCAGGCGAGCTCCCGCAAGGGATTCGTCGAATCGGTGCAGAAGATGCGACTGCGGGTCACCGACAACATTCCGGACCGCGAACTGCCCCAGCAGCTGAAGCTCGGGCCAGGCGGACTGCGCGACGTTGAATTCAGCGCGCAGCTGCTGCAAATGGTGCACGGCCGGGTCGACGACCAGCTTCGGGTCGCCAACACCTGGCAGGCGCTCGAGCGTCTGAGCTCGGGCGGCTACATCGGGCGAGACGACACCGCAGAACTCGATGTCGCCTACCGATTCCTTCGGGTGGTGGAACACCGGCTGCAACTGAGCAAGCTTCAACGCACCCACCTGGTCCCGAAGGACGAGGACGCGCTGCGCCGGCTGGCACGTGCCGTCTATCCCGACGGCTCCGGTGAGCGCACCGGCGAGCAGCTTGAAAAGCAGCGCAAGGCGCATGGCCGCAGTGTCCGGGCCCTGCACGAGCAGATCTTCTACCGGCCAGTTCTGGCGATGGCGGCGAAGCTCACCGGCGAGGAGGCGAAACTCAGCTTCGAGGGTGCCAGGGACCGACTCTTCGCATTTGGTTACCGTGATCCGGAAGGTGCGATCCGGCACCTGACCGCGCTGACCTCAGGGTTGAGCCGGCGAGCGGCCATCCAGCGCCACCTGCTTCCGGTGCTGCTGGACTGGCTGAGCCAGGGGGTGGATCCGGACGCCGGGCTGTTGGCGTTCCGCAAGCTCAGCGACGGACTCGGCACCAGCCACTGGTACCTGAAAATGCTCCGGGACTCCGGGGTCGCGGCGCAGCGGATGACCAGAATCCTCAGCGTCTCGCGGTTCGTCACCGATCTGCTCGAGACCCGCCCCACCGCGGTCGCCTGGCTCGACGACGACGCAGCGCTGCAGGCACGAACCCGCGAGGGGCTGGACACCGAAATCGGCGGCTCATGGGAGCGCCATCGCGCGACAAAGGACTCGATCACCATGATCCGGTCGATCTCAACGCGTGAGGTGCTGCGGATCGCCATCCGGGACGTGCTGCGACTTGCCGACCCGACCGAGATCGCCCGCGAACTGTCGCTCGTCGCGGAACTCTCGATCGAACACGCCTTGCGCGCGGTCCGGGATGACGTCGAGGACCGCTATCGGGACAAGGGCACCCCGCTCCCGGACTACCGGTTCGCGATAGTCGCAATGGGCAGCCTCGGTGGCCGGGAAATCGGCTACACCTCCGACGCAGACGTGCTGTTCGTCTACGACGTCGACGAGACCGAACCGGGCGCCGACCTGGTCGGCAAGGCAGTCGCCGCCATCGGGTCTGAATTGACCTCGGCACTGAAGGAACCCCGGGAGGAACGCGGCATCGTCCTGGACGCGGGGCTCCGCCCCGAAGGCAAGCAGGGAATCCTGGTCCGGACCCTTACCTCATATGCCCGGTACTACGAGCAATGGTCGGAGCCCTGGGAAGCTCAGGCACTGCTGCGCGCCCGGCCGATCGCAGGCGATGAGTCCCTGGGCGCCGAGTACATCAACCTTATCGATCCATTGCGTTACCCCGAGACGATGAGTGAGGGCGCGGTAATGCAGATGCGCCGTCTGAAGGCGCGGATGGAATCCGAGCGGCTGCCGCGCGGCGCAGACCCGAACCGGCACCTGAAACTTGGCCGCGGCGGACTGAGCGATGTCGAATGGGTTGCCCAACTGCTGCAGATGCGGAA is part of the Saxibacter everestensis genome and harbors:
- a CDS encoding bifunctional [glutamine synthetase] adenylyltransferase/[glutamine synthetase]-adenylyl-L-tyrosine phosphorylase, translated to MARSEATLYSRLIRAGFDDAGRAERFLADLDGHAELLPDGDESPELLKLLAAAANPDGALLGLLNFVETLERTPEAATGFADSWRSEPQLSSRLISIFGASAAMADHLMRHPASWRELSSAKEHVFLGTADSETAAIRHRLVSATGADPAALQPTATLAPDEAQSAMRAEYRTLLMRLAADDLSAPDPSIIVPDVARVLADLAGAALDAGLAIARADVGDAAADVTLAVIGMGKCGGRELNYVSDVDVIFVAEAARPDVDPHLVSEVGAKLASKLSSVCAEPAAEPALWVVDAALRPEGKKGALVKTLDEHLHYYDTWADNWEFQALLKARPIAGDRELGTAYYDAINPLVWQASSRKGFVESVQKMRLRVTDNIPDRELPQQLKLGPGGLRDVEFSAQLLQMVHGRVDDQLRVANTWQALERLSSGGYIGRDDTAELDVAYRFLRVVEHRLQLSKLQRTHLVPKDEDALRRLARAVYPDGSGERTGEQLEKQRKAHGRSVRALHEQIFYRPVLAMAAKLTGEEAKLSFEGARDRLFAFGYRDPEGAIRHLTALTSGLSRRAAIQRHLLPVLLDWLSQGVDPDAGLLAFRKLSDGLGTSHWYLKMLRDSGVAAQRMTRILSVSRFVTDLLETRPTAVAWLDDDAALQARTREGLDTEIGGSWERHRATKDSITMIRSISTREVLRIAIRDVLRLADPTEIARELSLVAELSIEHALRAVRDDVEDRYRDKGTPLPDYRFAIVAMGSLGGREIGYTSDADVLFVYDVDETEPGADLVGKAVAAIGSELTSALKEPREERGIVLDAGLRPEGKQGILVRTLTSYARYYEQWSEPWEAQALLRARPIAGDESLGAEYINLIDPLRYPETMSEGAVMQMRRLKARMESERLPRGADPNRHLKLGRGGLSDVEWVAQLLQMRNAHTVVSMRRTETLATLNAAVEHDLLDPADRDVLSAAWIFASRVRNAAVLWRGRVAQSLPTDRLDLEAVARLLGYPADSAVRLEDDYLRSTRQARRVVERIFF
- the ald gene encoding alanine dehydrogenase, whose product is MIIGVPREVKNNEFRVAITAAGVHELTSRGHSVVIETNAGSGSHISDEEYAAAGAKILPNADQVWESADMLLKVKEPVAKEYHRLREDQILFTYLHLAADRPLTDELLKSRTTSIAYETVQTADRRLPLLAPMSEVAGRLSAQVGAASLLAPAGGRGVLLGGVPGVHRAKVVVLGAGVAGTNAAKIALGLGAEVKILDINVDRLRYLEDVFQGQLQTVASNTLEVDKAVVDADLVIGSVLIPGAKAPKLVTNELVSRMKPGSVLVDIAIDQGGCFEDSRPTTHQDPTYTVHNSTFYCVANMPGAVPNTSTYALTNVTLPYVAALADRGLQAALAADPALRQGLHTHAGSLTYKSVADAHGIPAVTPEQALAL
- the glnA gene encoding type I glutamate--ammonia ligase, translating into MDRQQEYVLRTVEERNVRFIRLWFTDVQGQLKSVAIAPAELEGAFSEGIGFDGSAMEGFARVYESDMVLRPDPSTFQLLPWRGEVESTARMFCDVHTTDGAPAAGDPRNVLKRAMDKAGEMGFTFYIHPEIEFYLFKSSQLEGGEPIPVDHAGYFDHVPGGTANDFRRAAVNMLESMGISVEFSHHEAGPGQNEIDLRYADALTMADNVMTFKAVIKEVALAQGVYASFMPKPLAQHAGSGMHTHMSLFEGENNAFFEAGAQYQLSKTARHFIAGVLRHTPELAAVTNQFVNSYKRIWSGYEAPSYVCWGHNNRSALIRVPQYNSGKSSSSRIEYRAIDSAANPYLAYSVLLQAGLAGIEQEMELPLGAEDDVASLTRAERKILGIGSMPTSLHHALEIMESSDLVAEALGEQVFDFFLRNKHQEWDDYRSHVTPFELQMHFGTL
- a CDS encoding DUF222 domain-containing protein, with protein sequence MTAGQAAAGQAAGGSPFAVLARALADEVSLSSAAVIGSWDRGTRRDALRVLGEMAGLLESVQARLIAAEERSGDWQGDGERSIESWLGKQTKSGYGKAKADLAVSRALAELPALGEALESGEVSGEHVRVVSRQFEHASAPQRAALTSPQGQAELLRGAKGADAGVFGKALKHRMAAVDAAKLQRGQDAVRERRYARVFKRCGGVVLEALLDPVAGEKLAVALNAASPRPGAGDGRSPDQLRADALETLASALLNLGEFKPGGQVRPHVMVTLTQGQWAAWQHWKHRQKHQQEQRAAGGSSPAGDTPAGNSTVPGGPGVGGSAFMRGTTGPTDADNDAAAAGSLAVSGGQAADGAAAAGADGGILAGAGGVPVLGDGVPVPPVELDVLLCDSVVMRAVLDAENQPVSLGRDSRTFAGSLRKALHLRDGGCAWPACGMPAQFTDGHHINEWAAGQGSTSVDNGLLLCSFHHHLLHATRAVITPIPGGFRFTSADGVLIGEHQFRHHASRQQPRQPRPRPRAGPGLGLGPGLDDDRAGGSSDSCEDGRAGSSGIHDGRAGSRDTGEVPAGDGRFDSRSAGDGCVGSSTGSTGDGRADSTATGDLRAGDRRACQSGKRIGRTHRRSEGPAPPAELSGERGS
- a CDS encoding SPOR domain-containing protein; amino-acid sequence: MSDSQRLPGDEQYWYNTKTREVEKGHKSSWTHLMGPYATEAEAASALAKAEARNDAWQAEDDKWK